A DNA window from Fragaria vesca subsp. vesca linkage group LG3, FraVesHawaii_1.0, whole genome shotgun sequence contains the following coding sequences:
- the LOC101295023 gene encoding prohibitin-2, mitochondrial-like: MNFKNMKVPKVPLRGIGALLSVGVVGGLGVYGLHNSVYNVEGGSRAIVFNRITGIKDKVYPEGTHLIIPWFERPIIYDVRARPHETSSIAGSRDLQMVKIVLRVLARPVPDQLPTMYRTLGVDYAAKVMPSIVHETLKAVVAQYNASQLITQRETVSREIRKILTERAAKFNIAMDDVSITSLTFGNEFMTAIEAKQVAAQDAERAKYVVELAEQDKKSAIIRAQGEAKSAQLIGEAIADNPAFVTLRKIEAAREIAKEISNSANKVYLNSDSLLLNLQDLKLT, from the exons ATGAATTTTAAGAATATGAAAGTTCCAAAAGTGCCGCTTCGTGGGATTGGTGCTTTGCTTAGTGTGGGAGTTGTTGGTGGTCTAGGTGTTTATGGACTTCACAATAGTGTCTACAATGTTGAAGGAGGAAGCCGTGCTATTGTGTTCAACCGCATTACTGGTATCAAAGACAAG GTCTATCCAGAAGGTACACACCTAATAATTCCCTGGTTTGAGAGGCCAATCATCTATGATGTTCGTGCACGACCCCATGAGACAAGCAGCATTGCTGGAAGTCGTGACCTCCAGATG GTGAAAATAGTGCTTCGAGTTCTGGCCCGTCCTGTGCCTGACCAATTACCTACAATGTATCGTACTCTCGGTGTGGATTATGCTGCCAAGGTCATGCCTTCAATCGTTCATGAAACTTTGAAAGCTGTAGTTGCACAGTATAATGCTAGCCAACTCATTACTCAGAGAGAG ACTGTTAGCAGGGAAATTCGGAAGATTTTGACAGAGAGAGCAGCCAAGTTCAATATTGCAATGGATGATGTATCTATTACCAGCCTGACGTTTGGGAACGAGTTCATGACTGCAATTGAAGCCAAACAGGTAGCAGCTCAGGACGCTGAGAGGGCCAAGTATGTTGTGGAGTTAGCTGAACAAGACAAGAAAAGTGCTATTATCAGAGCCCAG GGTGAAGCAAAAAGTGCCCAGCTGATAGGTGAAGCCATTGCCGATAACCCAGCGTTTGTCACTTTAAGGAAGATTGAAGCTGCAAGAGAGATAGCAAAAGAAATATCCAATTCAGCCAATAAAGTTTATCTCAACTCCGATAGTCTTTTGCTCAACCTTCAGGACTTGAAGTTGACTTAA
- the LOC101299561 gene encoding uncharacterized membrane protein YuiD-like, giving the protein MDEVITAADASITGSKSSIIPYNLPLLSAFLSCALAQFLKLFTTWYKEKRWESRRMLSSGGMPSSHSSTVTALAVAIGFQDGTGGSTFAIAVVLACVVMYDATGVRLHAGRQAELLNQIVCELPPEHPVSSVRPLRDSLGHTPLQVFAGAVLGCIVAYLMSSS; this is encoded by the exons ATGGACGAGGTGATCACTGCTGCTGATGCTTCCATTACCGGATCCAAGTCCTCCATCATTCCATACAACCTCCCTCTCCTCTCCGCCTTCCTCTCTTGCGCCCTCGCCCAGTTCCTCAAGCTTTTCACCACCTG GTACAAGGAGAAAAGATGGGAATCTAGAAGGATGCTTAGCTCTGGAGGAATGCCCTCGTCGCATTCGTCCACTGTGACAGCTCTTGCAGTTGCTATTGGTTTCCAGGACGGAACCGGCGGGTCGACATTTGCCATTGCAGTGGTTTTGGCATGTGTT GTCATGTATGATGCTACTGGTGTAAGACTCCATGCTGGTCGTCAAGCTGAA TTATTAAATCAAATAGTGTGTGAGCTACCTCCAGAACACCCGGTATCTAGTGTTAGACCTCTACGGGATTCACTTGGTCATACTCCATTGCAG GTTTTTGCTGGTGCAGTATTGGGGTGTATAGTGGCATACCTTATGAGTTCCAGTTAG